The Dehalococcoidia bacterium genome segment AGGCAGTGTAACAAAGCCAGAAGCAAACAGTCAACAGCCACATATGAACTATGCTATAATACCAGAGCGAGAAGAGTATGCTTTTAGTTCTGAATTCAGGTGCGAGTCTAACCGATTTTCTGTTGGCGCTACCTATCCTGATCCCTGTTTTGCTCCCCATGCTGGTTTTTCATGAGGTGAGTCATGGCTGGGTAGCCTATAGGCTGGGAGATAACACCGCAAAGCAGATGGGAAGATTATCCCTAAATCCGCTTCCTCATATTGATGCCGGAGGGGCCATTGCCTTTCTTCTGATCGGCATTGGGTGGGCAAAACCCGTTCCGGTCAATCCCTATCGGCTCCGAATGGATCCTCGCAAAGGAATGGCAATTGTGGCTGCAGCAGGTCCCATAACCAACCTGACTATGGCCGCCATCTTCGCTATTCCCTTCAGACTGGACTGGATATCGGCTGATAACCCGCTGGAATCCTCTTCACTTCTGACCATGTTCTTCGCGCTTATCGTGCTATTCAACCTGATCCTGGCCATTTTCAATTTACTCCCCGTACCGCCTTTCGACGGGTACAGGATAGTGGTAGGAATTCTGCCCCGGCAATGGGCCTCTCCCGTGGCAAACCTGGAAAAATATGCCCCTCTTATTATCGTAGGGTTTCTCATTCTCGTCTTTTATACCGGCCTGATATCAAGTGTGATAGATAGTGCCGTGAATTTCTTCTCCAACGCCTTCATGGGACAACAACTATCATGACGACCATCAAACGCATCGCAATCATCGGCTTGGGCCTGATCGGCGGATCCCTTGGCCTGGCATTAAAACAGGCAAAGGATAATGATCTGGAGATCATCGGATTTGCCAGGCGCCCGGAGACGGCCGCCGAGGCCCTCAAAAGAGGTGCTGTAGACAAAACCGAGCCAACCCTGTCAAAAGCAGTGGCCAGCGCGGATATCGTCATCGTGGCCACACCGATCCTGGTGCTGAGAGACATCTTTGGCGAGATCGCCCCTCATCTCCAGCCAGGCACCATCGTCAGCGATGTCGGCAGCACCAAAGTCCAGATCATGCAATGGGCAAAAGAACTCTTGCCATCAGAGGTCAGCTTCATTGGCGGCCATCCCATGGCCGGCAAGGAGACTACCGGAATCGAGGTGGCGGAAGCAGGTCTCTTCAAAGAATCGGTTTACTGCCTGACCCCGTCCCCTACTGCGAAAAAGGAATCCGTGCAGACAATGCAGGAATTGGTGATATCCATTGGGGCCAGGTTACTTTTCATTGAGGCAAAAGAGCATGACAAACTGGTAGCCGGGATCAGCCATCTTCCTCTGGTCATCTCATCGGCTTTGGTCTCGACGCTGGGACGCGACCCTTCGTGGGCGGATATGTCCAAACTCGCTGCCACCGGATACCGAGACACCAGTCGGTTAGCTTCCGGAAGCTCTGAACTGAACACCGGGATTTGCCTGACGAATCAAGAAGCATTGGCCAGATGGCTGGACCAGTATATTGAAGAGCTACAGGAATATCGCCGCCTGATTGCGGAAGGCAACCCGGACCTGGAAAAATCGTTCCGGAAGGCCCGGAACATCCGCCTGAGATGGCAGGAAAAAGAGGGGAATCGCTTCAAGTAA includes the following:
- a CDS encoding site-2 protease family protein; this encodes MLLVLNSGASLTDFLLALPILIPVLLPMLVFHEVSHGWVAYRLGDNTAKQMGRLSLNPLPHIDAGGAIAFLLIGIGWAKPVPVNPYRLRMDPRKGMAIVAAAGPITNLTMAAIFAIPFRLDWISADNPLESSSLLTMFFALIVLFNLILAIFNLLPVPPFDGYRIVVGILPRQWASPVANLEKYAPLIIVGFLILVFYTGLISSVIDSAVNFFSNAFMGQQLS
- a CDS encoding prephenate dehydrogenase/arogenate dehydrogenase family protein, with the translated sequence MTTIKRIAIIGLGLIGGSLGLALKQAKDNDLEIIGFARRPETAAEALKRGAVDKTEPTLSKAVASADIVIVATPILVLRDIFGEIAPHLQPGTIVSDVGSTKVQIMQWAKELLPSEVSFIGGHPMAGKETTGIEVAEAGLFKESVYCLTPSPTAKKESVQTMQELVISIGARLLFIEAKEHDKLVAGISHLPLVISSALVSTLGRDPSWADMSKLAATGYRDTSRLASGSSELNTGICLTNQEALARWLDQYIEELQEYRRLIAEGNPDLEKSFRKARNIRLRWQEKEGNRFK